The Pantanalinema sp. region GGACGATGAAAAACGTCAGCTTCGCGGCAATAGCCGGTCACATCCGCGCCATGAAGCAGTGGTATAAGATCGAGATACCTGCCAGAAAGGGGTCTTTCGTGCCAACGCCAAGCCCATCTCAACCGCAAGGCCTGCGGGCTGCGATCGCCCTGTGTGCCGGAGGCCTGCTGCTCTCGATGGCCGCTCCGGCGCGGGCCGAGGCCTTCTTCGACAGCCTCAGCGCGGACGAGCAGGCCAAGGTCGATCACGGCGAGATCATCGTCAAGGTCGAGAAGACCGACGCTCCGCTCAAGAACTTCCTGGTGGTGGGCCGCATCGAGGCGAGTGCCGCGGACGTGTTCCGGGTCTTCACCGACTACGACAACTACTCCAAGATCTTCAACATCAAGGAGACCAAGGTCCTCGGCCGCGAGGGCAACGTCCTCAACATCCGGGCGGCCTTCCAGCTGCCGTGGCCCATCGGCGAGAAGTGGCTCGTCAACGAGACCCGGCTGCAGCCCGAGCGCTAC contains the following coding sequences:
- a CDS encoding SRPBCC family protein gives rise to the protein MPTPSPSQPQGLRAAIALCAGGLLLSMAAPARAEAFFDSLSADEQAKVDHGEIIVKVEKTDAPLKNFLVVGRIEASAADVFRVFTDYDNYSKIFNIKETKVLGREGNVLNIRAAFQLPWPIGEKWLVNETRLQPERYSFVYKRTEGNITEYAGSLRIVPKGPRVCEAYYIAKTDPGIPGLPTWLLNRFQESMLPSSIQSVRDQLKRPKKAP